From the genome of Pseudomonas sp. WJP1:
AGGCGGGTCGGCCTGCTCGGCCAGTGTTGCTATTGTCGCGAACATTCTGTCGCCCAGATGCGGTTCGGCGGCAATGCCTGCGGTGAGCCGTAGATAGCGGCAAGAGCCCACGACGTAGGCTCTAGGCTTCCCGGTTTGGTTCGAGCGGGTACGCAGGCGATGGATCTTGCCCGGCCATTGCAAGGGCAATCCCTGCATTGCCGCGACCGAGCGCACAGGCTGCATCGCGCTGAACCAACCTGCCTGATACTCATGCACGGTGTCGGCAGCCAAGTCGTTTAGAGCCAGGACGGCGGACATGTCACGGGCTTTCTCGAGTTCAGCGAAAACGCCGTTTGACCAGTGTTCGTCACCCAGTCGCCGATAGCGAATGCCGGCGAATGCATGGGCCTCTTTAGTTGATTCTCCACGCAAAAAAATACGTGCATGGTTAGTTGTGGTGTGGCCAATAATTGGCCCGACAGTTGGTTTGAACATATTCGAATCCATTCGGTTTTTAATCAATCGGCTTTAAATGGCCTTGCAGCCAAGGCTAGTTATTTGGCCTTGAAAAATATCGGGCTGAAATGGATTCGACTTGTGGGGGATATCAGCCACAAATGTAGGAAGGTATCTATTGAGGTAAAAACGGTGGGCAAAAAAAAGCCCCGCCAAATTGGCGGGGTTGAGGTACGAGCGTGGCGCTCGGAAAACGTGAAACGCGACAGGCCCTCCCGCGAAGGAGGGCCGGCCGGTGTTACAGCAGGATGGTGCGGATGTCCGCCAGCAGGTCGCTCAGACGCTTGGTGAAGCGTGCAGCAGCGGCGCCGTTGATCACACGGTGATCGTAGGACAGCGACAGTGGCAGCATCAGTTTCGGCTGGAAGGCTTTACCGTCCCAGACTGGCTGGATGGTTGCCTTGGAAACACCGAGGATCGCCACTTCCGGCGCGTTGACGATCGGCGTGAAGCCGGTGCCGCCAATGTGGCCGAGGCTGGAAATGGTGAAGCAGGCGCCTTGCATCTCGTCCGACGAGAGCTTCTTGGTCCGGGCTTTTTCAGCCAGGGAAGCGGCCTCGGCGGCCAGTTGCAGCAGGCTCTTCTGGTCGACGTTCTTGATGACCGGTACCAGCAGGCCATCCGGGGTGTCGACGGCGAAGCCGATGTTCACGTATTTCTTGCGGATGATCGCTTTGCCGCTTGGCGCCAGCGAGCTGTTGAAGTCTGGCAGTTCCTTGAGCAGGTGCGCACAGGACTTGAGCAGCAACGGCAGGATGGTCAGCTTGACGCCGGCCTTCTCTGCGACGGCTTTCTGCGCGTTACGGAACGCTTCCAGCTCGGTGATATCCGCCGAGTCGAATTGCGTCACGTGCGGCACGTTCAGCCAGCTGCGGTGCAGGTTGGCGGCGCCGACCTGCATCAGGCGGGTCATCGGCACTTCTTCGATTTCGCCGAAGCGGCTGAAGTCCACGACCGGAATCGGCGGGATGCCCGCGCCACCGGTTGCGCCAGCAGCAGCGGCCGGTGCTTCCTTGGCCTTCTGCATCATGGCCTTGACGTAAACCTGCACGTCTTCCTTCAGGATGCGACCGTGCGGACCGCTGGCGCCTACCGCGCTCAGCTCGACGCCGAACTCACGGGCCAGTTGGCGTACGGCCGGGCCTGCGTGAACCTTGGCGCCAGGCTTGGCCGGAGCAGCAACCGGAGCGGCAGCTGCAGGTGCGGCGGCAGCAGGAGCAGCAGCGGCTGGCGCAGGAGCGCTCGCAGCAGCGGCAGTCGGTGCCGGGGCAGCAGCAGGTGCCGCGCCTTTGACTTTCAGCTTGAGGATCAGATCGCCAGTACCGACTTCGTCGTCCAGCTTGATGGAAACGCTTTCCACCACGCCAGCGGCAGGCGATGGGATTTCCATGCTCGCCTTGTCGGATTCCAGGGTGATCAGCGACTGGTCGGCTTCAACGCTGTCGCCGGCCTTGACCAGGACTTCGATGATCTTGGCCTTGCCCGCCGAGCCGATGTCCGGAACGTGGATGTCCTGAACGCTGTCGGCAACCGGAGCAGCAGGAGCAGCTGCCGGAGCAGGTGCAGCAGCTGGTGCAGGCGCTGCAGCCTGGGCTGGGGCGGCAGCCGGTGCCGCAGCACCTGCCACTTCCAGGTCCAGGATCAGGTCGCCAGTGCCGACTTCGTCGTTGAGCTTGACGCTGATGGCCTTGACCACGCCAGCGGCAGGCGAAGGGATCTCCATGCTCGCCTTGTCGGATTCCAGGGTGATCAGCGACTGATCAGCCTCGACGGTGTCGCCGACCTTGACCTGGATCTCGATGATCTGGGCCTTGCCCGACGAGCCGATGTCCGGCACGTGCACTTGCTGAACCGAAGCGGCAGCCGGAGCTGCTGCAGGCGCGGCGGGTGCAGGAGCGGCAGCTGGTGCAGCCTCTGCTTTTGCAGCTGGCGCAGCGGCAGCCGCAGGCGACGATGTAGAAGCTGGGGCAGCGGCACCTTCGACTTCCAGCTCCAGCAGTTCGTCGCCTTCTTTCAGGCGATCGCCCAGCT
Proteins encoded in this window:
- the aceF gene encoding dihydrolipoyllysine-residue acetyltransferase produces the protein MSELIRVPDIGSGEGEVIELFVKVGDRIEADQSILTLESDKASMEVPAPKAGIIKSLKVKLGDRLKEGDELLELEVEGAAAPASTSSPAAAAAPAAKAEAAPAAAPAPAAPAAAPAAASVQQVHVPDIGSSGKAQIIEIQVKVGDTVEADQSLITLESDKASMEIPSPAAGVVKAISVKLNDEVGTGDLILDLEVAGAAAPAAAPAQAAAPAPAAAPAPAAAPAAPVADSVQDIHVPDIGSAGKAKIIEVLVKAGDSVEADQSLITLESDKASMEIPSPAAGVVESVSIKLDDEVGTGDLILKLKVKGAAPAAAPAPTAAAASAPAPAAAAPAAAAPAAAAPVAAPAKPGAKVHAGPAVRQLAREFGVELSAVGASGPHGRILKEDVQVYVKAMMQKAKEAPAAAAGATGGAGIPPIPVVDFSRFGEIEEVPMTRLMQVGAANLHRSWLNVPHVTQFDSADITELEAFRNAQKAVAEKAGVKLTILPLLLKSCAHLLKELPDFNSSLAPSGKAIIRKKYVNIGFAVDTPDGLLVPVIKNVDQKSLLQLAAEAASLAEKARTKKLSSDEMQGACFTISSLGHIGGTGFTPIVNAPEVAILGVSKATIQPVWDGKAFQPKLMLPLSLSYDHRVINGAAAARFTKRLSDLLADIRTILL